The Candidatus Eisenbacteria bacterium sequence CGGCGTCTCGCGACGGGTGCGTCCGTGCCAGGTCACGATCGCCCGCGTCTGAATCAGCAGGGTCCCGATGCGCCAGAGCTCCTCGCCCCGGAGCGTCGCGCCCGCGAGCGAGAGCCGCTCGAGTTCGGGTCGCAGATCGGGCGGCGCGGACGCCGGAGGCGCGTCCCCGCTCTCCGCGCACGCGAGGAGGTCACGGTAGAGATCCTGCGAGGCGCGCGCGTTCTCGATCGTCGCATGAGGCTGAAGCCGCGCCACGAGCTCGCGTCCGGGGACCGAGTGCGATCGGCCCGCGATCGCTTCGAGCACGGTCGGCAGCTCCAGCGCGGGATATGCGTGGTCGGGAACGCCCTGGTCCGTCACGGCGTCCAGTGCCTCCATCGCGAGGCGCGTCGTTCGTTCGGTAATGTCGGTACGTCCGGAGGTGTGAGTGGAAACGAAAGGCCGACCCAGGAGGCGAACGGGAAACCGGCTGCGCCGGTTTCCCGCCCGTACAGCGACTTGGATGGTGCCCCTACTCGGCTTTCATCCGAGCCATCATCTTTCTCTTCGCGGCGTTCAGCTTCCGCTTTCGCCGCTCGCTCGGTTTCTCGAAGTGCTGGTGACGACGCAGATCGGCGAGAACTCCAGCCTTCTCGCACTTCTTCTTGAACCGGCGAAGGGCACTCTCGAAGGACTCGCCTTCTTTGACCCTGATGCCGGGCATCCTATGAATCGCCTCCTAACCATGGTTTGAGGTTCGCAAATGGGCCCTCCCAGCGGGGTTGGGCAGCATACGCCTAACACTAAGAAGATACCCCGGAGGCGTGGATTTGTCAAATCGTCGGCAATTAACTGTGCAGCAACAGATTACGGACGGAGGCGAGGAGCGCCAGCGCGGCGGTCTCCGAGGTCAACCTGCTGGGACCCAAGGAGATGAGCTGAAATCCCCCCGCGTCGAGCCGGTCCCGCTCCCTCACGGTGAATCCTCCAGGAGGGCCAACCGCAACCGTGATAGGCGCTTGCGCGGGACCATTCACGTCTGCGGGGAGGGGCCTCCCGTCCGGATCGGCCGCGAGCCGCCGGCCCGGCGGGACCAGGGCCAACGCCCGATCCAGGGAATCGGACGAGCGGATCTCGGGAAGCCGGCTCCGCCGCGACTGCTTCACCCCCGAGCGCGCGAGCCTCTGGAGACGCTCCAGCCGGGCCGACCCCAGAGCGGGGCGGCCGCTTCGCTCGCAGGGGGTGAAATCGATCGAGCGGACCCCGAGCGGGACCGCGTGCTGGACCACGGACTCCGCCGCCCCGAGATCGGGGAGTCCCACGAGCAGGTGCAGCCCCGCCCGAAGCTCCCCACGGTCGACCTCGCGCGCCGTGATGCGCGCGAGCGCCTGACCGTCTTCGTCCGATTCGAGCACGCACGAATACGTGTTCCCCACCCCGTCGGTGGCCTCGAAGGGGGTCCCGGCGCGCGCGCGGTGGACGCGGAGGAGGTGACGGGATTCCTCCCGGTCCAGCGTGAGCCGGTCTCCTTCCACGCAGGCGGCCTCCACCCAGAACGTGGTGTCGGGCCGTCTCTCGGACACGGCGCGGCTCAGCGGATCGGGTCTTCGGCGGGACGCCTCGGCGCGGGCGTCCTGGCGTCCGCGAGCTGCTCGAATTCCTGAAGCAGCTTCTTCCCCTTGTCGGAGAGCTTGGGAGGCGTGAGGACGGCGATCCTCGCGAGCAGGTCGCCGTGGCCGGATCGCTTCAGGCTCTTGAGCCCCTTCCCGCGAAGCCGCAGATACCGGCCGTGCGCGGTCCCGGACGGCACGTCGATCACCGCCTTGCCTCCGCCCAGGGTGGGGACGTCGACCTTCCCGCCGAGGGCCGCCCGCGAGACGCTCACGGGGACCTCGACGATCAGATCGTCTCCGTCCCGGAGGAAGAGCTCGTGTTCCAGCTCCTCGATGTGCGCGATCAGGTCGCCGGCGGGCGCGCCGCGCGCCCCGGCGTCCCCCATCCCGGGGAGCGGAATGTAGTTTCCCGTCGCGACCCCGGGAGGAACCTTGATCGAGATCTCGCTCTGCTCGCGCACGCGCCCCTCGCCGGAGCACGTGTCGCACGGGTCCTCCATCACGGAGCCCTCGCCGCGGCAGCGGTCGCAGGTCGTGATGTTGATCATCTGGCCGAAGATCGAGCGCTGCACGAGCCGCACCTGCCCGGATCCCCGGCAAACGCTGCAGGTCTTCTTCTTGGATCCGGGCTTCGCGCCGCTCCCCTGGCACGTGCCGCACGCCCTCATGTGGCGGATCTTGACCGTCTTCTCGACTCCGGTCGCGATCTCCTCGAGCGTGAGGGGGAGCCGGATCTCGAGCGTGTTGCCGCGGCGTTCCCGGGAGCCGCGCGCTCCGCGCTCCTCGAACATCTCGCCGAACCCGCCGCCGCCGAAGTCGCGCATGAACGCGCGGAGCGCGTCGGCGAGGTCGAACCCGGCGAAGTCACCCGCGCCGGCTCCCGCGCCGAACGGCGAAGCGCCCGCGTGCCCGAACCGGTCGTAGCTCGCGCGCTTCTCGGGGTCGTGGAGCACCTCGTAGGCTTCGGCGACTTCCTTGAAGCGCTCCTCGGCTTCCCTGTCCCCCGGATTTCGGTCGGGGTGGTACTTCATCGCGAGCTGCCGGTACGCCTTCTTGACCGCTTCCTGCGACGCCCCGCGCTCGACTCCGAGAACCTCGTAGTAGTCCCGTCGGCTCATCCGGCGGCGTGCCTCGCCTGCCGCGCGTCGGTGCCCTGCTCCTCCGCGGCCGCGACGATCACCTTCGCCGGGCGGAGGAGCCGCCCGCGGAAGCGGTACCCGGGCTCCACCAGGGCCACGACCGTTCCCTCCTTCGCGCCCCGCACGGGCCGCTGCGCGACGGCCTCGTGCACGGAGGGATCGAACGGGTCGTTCCCGGGGCGGATGGCCTCGAGGCCCTGCGCGGTCAGAATTCTCAGGAGTCGGTCCGCGACCAGCGACACGCCGTCGCGGATCGAGGGCTCGGTCGTCCCCTCCATCGCGCCCAGCGCGCGCTCGAAATCGTCGAGCACCGGCAGGAGATCGCGCACGAGCGCCTCCTGCGCGAACTGGACCGAGGACTCCATCTCCTGGCGGCGACGGCGCGTCACGTTCTGCTGCTCCGCCACCGCGCGGAGGAGCTCGTTCTCGCGCGCGCGCAACCGCTCGAGCTCGGTCCGGAAACCCTCGGGCGCGTCGGTCGCCACCCACGACTCGGGACCGAGGTCCCCTCCCGGCTCGATTCCCTCGGGAGCCACGCCCGGGCCGCGCCCGGAGTCCCGCGCGTCCTCCGGCCTCGGGCTCGACTCCTCGCTCTCGCCGCGGCGGTGCGTCTCCTCGCTTCGCTTCTTCGTCATCGTGTCCTCTCCGAAAGCCGCTCCCCCACGTACGAGACGAGCGACACCAGATTGCGGTACGGCATGCGCACGGGGCCCATCACGCCGACGAGCCCCTCGGTTTCCCCCATCGTCACCCGGATCGCGACGAGCGAGCAGTGCCGCATGGGTCCCTGCCCGTTCTCGGAGCCGATCGACACGCGCGCCCGGTCCCCGGCGCTCGCCTCGAGCGCCCGCGCGAGCGGCTCGCGCTCCGTGAGGAGGGTGACGAGCGGCCGCAGCCGGTCGGCATCCCGGAATTCGGGCTGGGCCGCGATGTGGTCCGCTCCGTCGATCCCGACCACCGACTTTCCCACGGATTCCATCACGTGTGCGGCCCGCTCGAGCGCGTCGGCGGCGAGCCGCGAGGCGGCCGGGCCCTCGCGACGGAGGAGCGCGGCCCGCGCGACCGCGCCGTCCGCGTTCCGGATCGGAAGCGCCTCT is a genomic window containing:
- a CDS encoding RsmE family RNA methyltransferase; this translates as MSERRPDTTFWVEAACVEGDRLTLDREESRHLLRVHRARAGTPFEATDGVGNTYSCVLESDEDGQALARITAREVDRGELRAGLHLLVGLPDLGAAESVVQHAVPLGVRSIDFTPCERSGRPALGSARLERLQRLARSGVKQSRRSRLPEIRSSDSLDRALALVPPGRRLAADPDGRPLPADVNGPAQAPITVAVGPPGGFTVRERDRLDAGGFQLISLGPSRLTSETAALALLASVRNLLLHS
- the rpsU gene encoding 30S ribosomal protein S21, which codes for MPGIRVKEGESFESALRRFKKKCEKAGVLADLRRHQHFEKPSERRKRKLNAAKRKMMARMKAE
- the dnaJ gene encoding molecular chaperone DnaJ — encoded protein: MSRRDYYEVLGVERGASQEAVKKAYRQLAMKYHPDRNPGDREAEERFKEVAEAYEVLHDPEKRASYDRFGHAGASPFGAGAGAGDFAGFDLADALRAFMRDFGGGGFGEMFEERGARGSRERRGNTLEIRLPLTLEEIATGVEKTVKIRHMRACGTCQGSGAKPGSKKKTCSVCRGSGQVRLVQRSIFGQMINITTCDRCRGEGSVMEDPCDTCSGEGRVREQSEISIKVPPGVATGNYIPLPGMGDAGARGAPAGDLIAHIEELEHELFLRDGDDLIVEVPVSVSRAALGGKVDVPTLGGGKAVIDVPSGTAHGRYLRLRGKGLKSLKRSGHGDLLARIAVLTPPKLSDKGKKLLQEFEQLADARTPAPRRPAEDPIR
- a CDS encoding nucleotide exchange factor GrpE; amino-acid sequence: MTKKRSEETHRRGESEESSPRPEDARDSGRGPGVAPEGIEPGGDLGPESWVATDAPEGFRTELERLRARENELLRAVAEQQNVTRRRRQEMESSVQFAQEALVRDLLPVLDDFERALGAMEGTTEPSIRDGVSLVADRLLRILTAQGLEAIRPGNDPFDPSVHEAVAQRPVRGAKEGTVVALVEPGYRFRGRLLRPAKVIVAAAEEQGTDARQARHAAG